The following proteins come from a genomic window of Flavobacterium crocinum:
- a CDS encoding DUF1508 domain-containing protein, whose product MGAFVISRRFNDEYKFTFTSRKGKVIFTSLSYELRFECEEDIEKFKANIELAKFLKFKGSGGKYFFKLMLGDVHFATSRKYSTELLLQKGIKEIVTYSSRSEILDFSSSESIFGDDEVEEEMEEVAE is encoded by the coding sequence ATGGGTGCTTTTGTAATTAGCAGGCGATTTAATGATGAATATAAGTTTACTTTTACTTCTCGAAAGGGAAAGGTGATATTTACTAGTTTGAGTTATGAGTTGAGGTTTGAGTGTGAAGAGGATATTGAGAAATTTAAAGCGAATATTGAGCTTGCGAAATTTTTGAAGTTTAAGGGTTCCGGAGGGAAGTATTTTTTTAAATTGATGCTTGGTGATGTTCACTTTGCTACAAGTCGAAAATATAGTACAGAATTGCTTTTGCAAAAAGGAATAAAAGAAATTGTTACTTATTCTTCGCGATCAGAGATTTTGGATTTTTCTTCGAGTGAATCGATTTTTGGTGATGATGAGGTTGAGGAGGAAATGGAGGAAGTAGCAGAATAA
- a CDS encoding PG1828 family lipoprotein yields the protein MKKVFLSLAVVAVLTVVSCKKADAAAEAPAVDSAAVAVDSAAAVVDSAAATVDSAAAKVDSAAAKVEEVKK from the coding sequence ATGAAAAAAGTATTTTTAAGTTTAGCTGTTGTTGCTGTTTTAACTGTTGTATCTTGTAAAAAAGCTGACGCTGCTGCTGAAGCTCCTGCTGTAGATTCTGCTGCTGTTGCTGTTGATTCAGCTGCTGCTGTTGTTGATTCTGCTGCTGCAACTGTTGATTCTGCTGCTGCTAAAGTTGATTCTGCTGCTGCTAAAGTAGAAGAAGTAAAAAAATAA
- a CDS encoding 3-deoxy-D-manno-octulosonic acid transferase → MLFLYNLTIYIAGFFLRITALFSPKIKLFVEGRKNVFSILEEKIKAGDKTIWFHAASLGEYEQGLPVIEKIKEKHPSHKIVVTFFSPSGYEVRKNNTVADVTIYLPLDTKNNAKRFLKLVHPELAFFIKYEFWLNYLKELEKSKTPTYLISGIFRDSQMFFKWYGGFYRNALKAFTYFFVQNESSKQKISAIGFNNVIVSGDTRFDRVAAILERDNSLDYIENFKNNQQTIVIGSSWPKDEVLIAEYINQAPENVKFIIAPHNIKADQIANLKSQITKATVLFSEKENKDLSTYNVFIIDTVGILTKIYSYGTIAYVGGGFGNPGIHNILEPATFGIPIVIGPNYSNFAEAVSLVELQGCSVISNSDELKTIFNQLLSDHSFYEQKSKICKSFIQNNKGATETIVKTVFAPLKA, encoded by the coding sequence ATGCTTTTTTTATATAACCTAACCATTTACATCGCAGGATTTTTCTTAAGAATTACAGCGCTATTTAGTCCGAAAATTAAGCTTTTTGTTGAAGGCCGAAAAAACGTCTTTTCGATATTAGAAGAAAAAATAAAAGCAGGAGATAAAACTATCTGGTTTCACGCCGCGTCTCTTGGTGAGTATGAACAAGGGCTTCCCGTAATTGAAAAAATCAAAGAAAAACATCCTTCACACAAAATAGTTGTAACCTTTTTTTCACCTTCCGGATACGAAGTGCGTAAAAATAACACAGTTGCCGATGTTACGATTTATCTTCCTTTAGACACTAAAAACAATGCTAAACGATTTTTAAAATTAGTTCATCCGGAATTGGCTTTTTTTATTAAATATGAATTTTGGTTAAACTATTTAAAGGAATTAGAAAAAAGCAAAACCCCAACTTATTTGATTTCCGGTATTTTCAGAGACAGCCAAATGTTTTTTAAATGGTACGGAGGCTTTTACAGAAATGCTTTGAAGGCTTTCACATACTTCTTTGTTCAAAATGAAAGCTCAAAACAAAAAATTAGCGCCATTGGTTTTAATAATGTAATTGTTTCCGGGGATACGCGTTTCGACAGAGTTGCTGCAATTTTAGAGAGAGACAATTCACTTGATTATATTGAAAACTTTAAAAATAATCAGCAAACAATTGTAATTGGAAGCTCCTGGCCAAAAGATGAAGTTTTAATTGCAGAATATATCAATCAGGCACCTGAAAATGTAAAATTTATCATTGCCCCTCACAATATCAAAGCAGATCAAATTGCGAACCTTAAATCGCAAATTACAAAAGCAACTGTTTTATTTTCGGAAAAAGAAAACAAAGACTTGTCAACTTACAATGTCTTTATTATTGACACTGTTGGAATCTTAACTAAAATCTACAGTTACGGAACTATCGCTTATGTTGGAGGTGGATTTGGAAACCCGGGGATACACAATATTTTAGAACCGGCTACATTTGGAATCCCAATTGTAATTGGCCCAAATTATTCCAATTTCGCCGAAGCTGTTTCTCTTGTAGAATTACAAGGGTGTTCTGTCATCTCTAATTCAGACGAATTAAAAACCATTTTCAACCAACTACTCTCCGATCATTCTTTCTACGAACAGAAAAGCAAAATTTGTAAGTCATTCATTCAAAACAATAAAGGAGCAACCGAAACTATAGTAAAAACCGTTTTCGCACCCCTCAAAGCCTAA
- a CDS encoding DegT/DnrJ/EryC1/StrS family aminotransferase has product MKKIQMVDLKSQYEKIKSTVDASIQEVLDTNTYINGPLVHQFQKNLEDYLGVKHVIPCANGTDALQIAMMGLDLKPGDEVITADFTFAATVEVIALLQLTPVLVDVDLHNMNIDIDAVKKAITPKTKAIVPVHLFGRAANMDAIMEIAKEHNLYVIEDNAQAIGADYISKSGSKVKVGTIGHVAATSFFPSKNLGCYGDGGAIFTNDDKLAHIIRGIVNHGMYERYHHDVVGVNSRLDSIQAGVLNAKLPLLDEYNQARRLAATKYNAAFSGHKNIITPEFDGNENDHVFHQYVLRIIDADRNALMQHLLDKGIPCAIYYPIPLHSQKAYLDPRYKEEQFPVTNQLVKEVIALPMHTELDDEQIKFIANSVWEFLNK; this is encoded by the coding sequence ATGAAAAAAATACAAATGGTTGACTTAAAAAGTCAATACGAAAAAATAAAATCTACTGTAGACGCTTCAATTCAGGAAGTTTTAGATACTAATACTTACATCAACGGACCTTTGGTTCATCAGTTTCAAAAAAATCTCGAAGATTATTTAGGTGTTAAACACGTAATACCTTGTGCCAATGGTACAGATGCTTTGCAGATTGCGATGATGGGACTGGATTTAAAACCGGGCGATGAAGTAATTACTGCCGATTTTACTTTTGCGGCTACTGTTGAGGTTATTGCGCTATTACAATTGACTCCGGTTTTGGTTGATGTTGATTTGCATAATATGAACATCGATATCGATGCGGTAAAAAAAGCAATCACCCCAAAAACAAAAGCAATTGTTCCAGTTCACTTATTTGGACGTGCAGCCAATATGGATGCCATTATGGAAATTGCCAAAGAGCATAATTTATATGTAATTGAGGATAATGCACAAGCAATTGGAGCTGATTATATTTCTAAATCGGGATCAAAAGTAAAAGTTGGAACAATTGGGCACGTTGCAGCGACTTCATTTTTTCCATCTAAAAACTTAGGTTGTTATGGAGACGGAGGAGCAATTTTTACTAATGATGATAAATTGGCTCACATTATCCGCGGAATTGTAAACCACGGAATGTACGAGCGTTACCACCATGATGTTGTCGGAGTAAATTCTCGTTTAGATAGTATTCAGGCTGGAGTTTTAAATGCAAAATTGCCTTTATTGGATGAATATAATCAAGCACGTCGTTTGGCGGCTACAAAATATAATGCTGCTTTTTCCGGACATAAAAATATTATTACTCCTGAATTTGACGGAAATGAAAATGATCATGTTTTTCATCAATATGTTTTGAGAATTATTGATGCAGATCGTAATGCTTTAATGCAGCATTTGTTGGATAAAGGAATTCCTTGTGCCATTTATTATCCAATTCCGTTGCACTCTCAAAAAGCATATTTAGATCCTCGTTATAAAGAGGAGCAATTTCCGGTAACCAATCAGTTAGTGAAAGAAGTTATTGCTTTGCCAATGCATACAGAACTTGATGATGAACAAATTAAATTTATTGCGAACTCAGTTTGGGAATTTTTAAATAAATAA